In Brassica napus cultivar Da-Ae chromosome C2, Da-Ae, whole genome shotgun sequence, the sequence gtgCATGAACTGATCAAAAAGGTCGATCAGTCCATCAGTACGGTCGCCGGTACGTGCAGTATGAGGCAATCGAGCCAAAAGagagaagtctcgatcattttgtgaaacctcatgatccaagtcaagtctggcatgatctttctcaagtcttgcatgatctttctcaagtctggcatgatccaagtcaagtctggtacggtgaaaaacatgaacctcggttgaaatgttcagaacgtcctgaactccatgctgagctggttccatgtaatgatccgtggactgcggcacatcaagccgcctctctttctctctcctaaGGTCACGGccgcctctctttctctctctagggttgggccgtctctctctctaagtgtatgggccggttatggaccgggccggttatggacatccatcaattgatttataacactcccccttggatgccataaccaatcagggattgtaatacgcttaatgttgcctcattaaaaccttatcatgaaaaacccagtgggataaaaacatgatgaagaaaaaagagtacaacacatactactccgCCTGATACGAACCTCAGTGGAGGTCTttcagcctacgcatcccaatctgatgcgtgagcttcctgaacgtaCAGGTAGGAAGTGTCTTAGTGAACAAATCGGTCGAGTTATCATTGGACCATACTTGGATCACTTTAACCTCTCCGGTCTTTTTCTCATGTTTTCTGGAAACTCGTGTGTGCATGGACAAGACGTGAGTCTTTGCTGTCGACCACTCTAAACTTTGGTCGGACAGATCTTGACTAAACATACTCATAGATAATATAGACTGAGCATGGTACCATGAACTTGTAATTTCAGGTCGTAAGCCTATGTCTGGTGCATCTTCTCCACACAGATGTATATTGACCATATGCACCAATGTCTTTTCCATCACAGTTTGATCTTTCTTTATTATCATCAGCCATACTCTAATCTGATCGATCTATGTTgagtcatagacctcgtcaatACATGTCCAtaacttgtctcatgagtgtctAAGATCATGACGtgatcaatgatcattgctgCAATGAGTTTCTCAATCTCATCAAACTATGGCTCTGCGGCCAAATACACTCATGGACCTCATACATGACTATCAATTCTTCTTGCCTTCGGCAATGCCACATACATTAGATATTGCAGTCCTATATTTATATCTTGATGGCGTCCCATGACCTTTCTTGCTGTGGATCATACCACGCACTTGAATATATATTAGGTCATGGACCTCGACCACACGTGCTTATGGACTGCCATATGATAGCTGATCTTTCTTTTCCACTAGCCCGTACTACAATCTAGTCGGTCCATGCTAGTGTCACAGATCTGTATAAACCTTTTAACCTCTCTTTAGGTTggtttagtataatcacaaggaattCGAATTTCTTTATTAATTTACATATGGACTGAATTTGATCGTTCTTATAGAACTCCTTTACTAgtattacatactatatgcagctgctttgtttcagtccatgaacagcttaggaacaatgatgtcctttatccagtgatccatatgatgcttactacatatttatatgtcaatctaatttcttccttatgaccagacctttgtcaatttcgaaattgtgtagcagcatccaccacataggggTTTATCTCTTTATAATCTGTTACATGGTCtttgtgagtatccttgtgtaacaagctatgatcgaatgctgttagtaggaaacatgaacacctttagacctcgtgatcatgtaCCATATCTCACGGTTTtttttccctcacaagacccatctatttcactggtttatatcagatggcgtttctgtatatgtatgtatggccaatacgcctatctcttctttatagatactttaaaccccatgtttatcttttcaatctaatctttaatctttatgagtactctttcgtgggttaTGATCCTCGTTTATATCTTTATGTTTAAGTGCTACTCTCTtatgtacaaatatatatttatgtgtcGACACTTATTTATGGTTCCATtctgttccagacatgatctaatcgatttgagatttcattatccaggacctttgttacctagcagcttggcgtcccaagctacatggttggtaccttagatgtttagctgcacagccttttctcaatgtctggtctgGTTTCCTTATGACCTCGGTttgtattctatgcacctttctctttttctttccaaggttccttatcttatggaacactttggtttatcttgtatagactctgtagcaacttgactatGTCTCTTTCTAGGACATCAGATttcgtttggtgctaagctggttatgacttagtcatttttTGGGTCAGTGTCTGTCATCTCGATTAGCTAGCTATGtataatcttttctttctttggacgtctataattttaatccgaggatctttgccaagacaatgatggttgataccattttgtttcttatcattctttactCTTTACGAGCTTATAGCTTTCTCCTtttaatgttggatagtcggattcattgatcatgcaatccgtgtacctggccactttctgatcacccatatttggctcaatgTCTCTTAGAAGTCGGGGGAGAAAGTCATATtcttatccaacatatattttcaatcctcttctgaggttccatcttagacgacACATATgtctgtggtggtttattcaaagtctcttaagatggtgtatgtctggtttatgacccgtattcaatctgagatgggaatatctatgctcacttatatggtctgatatatttttactttatatacatgtaaatccATGATGTCCCTAAGCTTTAGGATGGATGTCCGATCCTTATAGGTAATGGACTGCACGGCCAAGCTGTTTATATCATGGTCATAGACCATGGCGAATTTGTTCACGaatttgtagtattgatcatgtgTCGcagtcctctctccccctcatgaacatactataaTTTCGTGATGCTTAGGATAataaagcctaatgagtttcccttttgtgtacatgtttcacaacgtgagatcttatgggataactctttgtgccttcTCAATATCAATCTTTGCACAAGTTTagactaggatggctaatccggtcttgccataaagtgtataattttcgtgggatatatcagtatgatcaccacggctcttgcctcttatcatactgatttgtagcatagttttgatcagtagattacataggtatagtcttgaccactttcttAAAGGGTCTTAggcattttctttctttcttaaatctgaaggaacttgtttccttttgcccATTGTTTATATTTGGAAACCATATTAACTCAACGGGTCATATATtcttgggtgtatataatgccctTTTAGGCATCGCCTTAGCCATAGATTTCTTACTAGGCTACTATACCGTACCATAATGCCTTTTAGgcgatttttttatcaatcacTCACATtatcaagtaagatcaggcaagatataATAGTAATGAACTCAAATCAATTctattattgtatataaaatcgtgaatgACAATTAGGTTTAaagcaaaacacaaatcaaagaTTTAAAACACAATTAGCATGTCGAGATCTTTCTTTAGTCAATTGACATGCCGGCCACACCATCAGTTACATTGGACACGGCTGCGTTGGATTCATCCTGATCCATATCAGTCTTATTTGCTTCAGGATATCTCATCTCACTATTTCTTTTTAGCAACTGATTACTCTGCTCAGTTAGGCATGGGAGCAGATCATTATAGGTGGTGAAACTTTTTTCTCTATAGATATGTTGTAACAATAGATCTCTTGGATCGGTTGTGAGGAAGGTCTTTTCCCGTAAATCATCCTCTGTTACCACTTCACCACATAGTCTCAGTTTGTAAATGATTTTGGacaaaacaaaatgatattCATCCACAGACTCAAAGTCATGGAATCTGAGACTCATCCATTCATGTctgacctttggtaataacaccattATATATCTGGATTTTAATTttgtccaaaggtcacgaggattctcaatatTTAGGTACTGATTTCTTagatcctcagtgagatgatggcgcataattgttatggcCCTATACTTTTCACTTTCAGTTGCATAATTACCCTGAATGATACTCCTTTCGAATCCTCTTGATTTCAGGACAACTGAAGTGTTCATTGCCCATTCTAGATAATTTTCTCCAGAGGGATTTAGAATGGCATAATCCAAAGGCTCAAATCTcggcatctgaaatcatattattaatcaattcatgatttagaattcatgcaaccaattcaaataatcagtgcatatgatttcataagtctctTGATCAAAACACTTTACTACTCGATCATGGTGCAAAACAAGTCGAGAATGCTAGGTCTATATGTGATGCTTAGGCCACACAGCCATGTAATGTGATACAACGATCCTAGAGGTCGGTTCATGAGATATGCAAGCAAGGTCACACGACCATTCAAATATGGTGTCTctctaggccacacggccaagctATGATGcattaagccacacggctttcaatcacatgatgcaaacaatgtgatctatcaagggcacaaggccgcgaGTATGAACAATGCATCAGAATGGTTAGGCCACACGGCCGTCCGGTATATAGTAAAATCACACGGCCACAACAGAATATAATGCAAACAAGAATAATCAATTTAGATGCATTCAATCTTATCATTCAGTTGCATATCAATTAGGgtttaccaatttcaaggttggtaaAATGCGgctagattttagggtttcagaatcagagtaatctagcaacctaactcttaTGCAATATGTAAACAGTCCTAAACCTCAAATCAatcattcaaaattttttttttttaggtaatatgagatttaaggtttcaaggcctttagggatttaaaacgagatttagggtttttagtTTTAAACATTCAAACAATGCCTCACGGCCAAGTTttatgcctcacggccaagaTGAGCCACACGGCTATTTGGTTCAATTCAATACCATCCCTAGAATAAGATCTAAGttcaattgcaatcaatcaatatGATCAGATTCGGATATAgatgcaacaaggccacacggccacggATGATGATCTAGAACAATTTAACCTATAATGTATTAAGGCCATACGGCCACAATCTAATTTGATTTCAAAGTGATAAAAGTAGATCTTTAGGGTTTTAACCAAGTCAAGCAATTCAGATTCAGGTTTAAACAATCCTAATCAATAttttctaggtgatcaaacaaacaattaagtttcaaatcaaaattaaaacgaatttccaatttagggttttagggatttcgaaactttgatctttgatcaaagggatttgatttgagattcaaaacctttaaggttatgattttaattgatcaatggatcaatctcgatttagggtttaggggatcggacttattcgagctccgatttactcttttagggtttgatctattatcctaggGTTTTGTCTTTAGAGATtagtttttagggtttcaatctttacaaacaaTCCAAATTCAATTCTCATGTTCTTAGAATTAGGGTTACCTTTTGTTTGCAGATTGTAGAAAACTggaccaccaagagaacctcgaacggacgcgagctggaacgagTTGGAGTTGAAGTCGCGCGAGCTGATCGCTGCCGGGTCGCGAGCTGGCTGATCGGGGACCGTGAGCTGTAGCTGTCCGGGATGCAAGCTGAGAATGGATGGAGCTGAGGCTGTGTTTGTCTAGTATCAGAAACACCTTAGGGCTGAGGCTGATCGGATGAACACGAGCTGGAACGCTTGCAAGAacagattagggttcgtcgggttAGGGTTCAAGGTCGCCGGctaggttttaggtttaggaGTTTTTCGATTTGCTCAGGGAGTTTAGAgactcgtgctgataacgtgttataaaacaaTAGATTTAGAGCTGAATGTTTCTGTGTTTTATTAATCATAACatgttcctttatataaggattacaagtcATAGAGaaaggaaagtatccaaaacctaaaacaactaggattaggaaaactagtaatacataataatggaaatataacaattacaaagaaaagaaaatagagtTTCCTTTTATCGAAAGCataagccgcctctctctctctcctaaggtcatgaccgcctctctctctctatctagggttggaccgtctctctctaagtgtatggaccaGTTATGTACATCGATccattgatttataacaaaaagGTCACTTCTCATGACAAAATAATCATAATTCCGAAAGAAATACTCGAGTAAATGCCGATCatacatacatttatattcAGAATAATTTATTGCAAATGATAGTCTTACAAACAATCATCGAAAACAGTAAAAAGGTCTCTTCTCATGACAAAATAATcataattcaaaacaaaaaaaaatgctcGCGAAAAATAGAATATGCAGATCATACATACATTACATAACATATGCTAATCAACGGGTAATGTATTGAATTTCAGCTCGTTCTTTCAACCATTCTAGCACTTTTGCTCCTTCTAAAATCTCTTGTACCTAAACCACCAATTCGACAAGAACCTCTCTCTCTCAGTTTTCTTATAGTTAAAAGGAAAATGATAAATACTTAGATTCAAGAGAGTACTAACCTGATCTTTCACACGTTCCTCATCGTACTCTTGTTTATGTTTCTTGAACTCTGTGACCGAGTTCTCCACTTCTTTAACTAGTTCATCTGTTGAGAACTGCATTCAAGTTTTTTAAACAACGTCTTGTTActaattttttctttgttactATCTCCGAGACAACAAGAGTATAAGCATATAAAAGTACCTCTAAGTTTTCACGCTTGAAGATATCTCCAACAGCTAGATTCTGCTTGATTATGTTGGTAATGCTCTCTCTTTGAGTTTCTAGAAACTCATTCACTGATTTTTGACTTGAAAGAGAAGCCAATTGATCTTCTGTGAGTTTCATGTTACCCTACAGCACCATGTCATTGAACATTGAGCATCTTAGTGCCAGTAAAAGAGAGTAAGAGATACAGAGTTAAACGCTTGCCTGAATCTCTAGAAGCCTAGCTCCATAAAACTGTCTTCCTTGTTCCTCAAATAAAGATTGAGGAATCTCTACTTCAACCATCTAAACaataaaaaagaagcaaaatgaCAATGTTTTCAATCACACAGATCAACATTGTTAATGCTTCAAAAAGCTTTATGAAATTAAATGAATTGACCTTTCGTATCTGTTCAAGGATGGCGTTGTCTGTTGCTTGCTCCTTGGCTTCCTCCTCCATCTCTTGGCATCTTTTAGTCAGAGTTTCTTCAacctgttcacttttttcattAGAGAACTACAGTGAGAGGATaaaatttttttggtaaatctcTGTGTTCATTACCTCCTTCAGGGTGGTGCATCCGGGAAGCAACTTATCAGCAAGTGAATCATCTAAAGTTGGTAAATCTCTGTAGAATAGTTCCTTACAATCAACCTGAAGAAACCAGACAAAGTTTAGCTTATCCAAGTATGCTATCACCTTTATCTGCATGTCTTGTATATATGGCGAAGAACTCACAGTGAACTGAGCACGCTGGCCACGGAGACTTTCTTGCTTCCATGATTCAGGAAACACAAGCGAGAATGACTTTGACTCGCCAGCTCGGATTCCTAAGATTGAATCAAGGAATCCAGGAAGTAATCTGTTCCCTTCTTCCGTGTCAAAATGAAAACCTGCACACATTATAACCACACCTCTCATCATTCATTtccgaaacaaaaaaaaaagatggtttCAATGAAGTAAAAGATAATGTCTCTGTTGAACCTTTGCTTTCAGCATCTGGAATAGCTTCACCCGTTGACCCATCCTCGTCTATAGTTGTAGCAGATATATCAATGACTGCAAGATCTCCCACCTGCACAGTTTTATGATTCAATGAGTGAGATTCATAACCAATACAAGCACATGTCATGCATTCAGTTACCTGTAGACCTCGGTCAGTGACAATCTTCAATGCACCAAGGGACTTGTACTTCTGTCTAAGCTGTCTTTCACAAGCTTTCTTTGCGTCTATCTCATCGCCTAGTTCAACAACGACCTTCATATCTTTATACCCATTCTCAGGATTCCATTTCAGCTCAGGCACCACATCAACAACCACCTCGTAACTGAGAggaacaagagaaaaaaaaaagacatgtaAAGTCTTTGCTacactgtgtttttttttatcagattcTTTGCATATACCTAAGAGTCTTGAGCTGAGAATAAGCCTTCTCCATCTCCGGAAAGCTGCTTACTATCTGTATCGAGTCTTTTAAAGCCTTTCCAGTCACCTACACAAAAGCCAAACATCAAAGGGACTAAACAATAATCGAGAACTAAAGAAATAAAAGTCACTTACAGACTCCATGGCGTGAGGAAGTGTTCTTTTCAAGATAGATTCAACAGTAGCTCTCAAAACGTATGGCCTCCCAACGAAACCAACAATGATATTCTCTGGAACTCTCTTTCCAGGACGGAACCCAGGAACCTAGTTTTATTCATAACAACAAGCATTTTCATTACATGGAACTGGTTTTTAAGTTCTTGTCTTGATTCAGACATTTTACCTTTGCCATTTTCATGAACTCGGTCAGGACTCTCTGGTAACAATCTTCACAGACAATTGCTGGAACTTCCACACTCAGTTTCACCTAAAATTTCAGACCAAACTACTCAATGACACACAAATGTTccaacaaaaagacaaaaaaaacttgaagTCTCTCTCTTACACTTGAATTCGGCGCTTGAGTCTCCTTGACCTGAAGCTCAGCGGGAAGCTTGTCTTCCTTTACGCTCGGTTCAACCGCCGGAGCGGCCTTGGTTGAAGCCGCTGATCGCCGGACTCCTCCACTGCCGCCAATTTTCTTGGCGGCACAAGAAAGCTCCAAGGGCTTGATTGGTTTCTTAAGCCTACCGTGGAATCTTAGCAGAGAGCAACCATCACGAGAGAGGAACAAGCTGTCGGATTGGAAGAGACGACGAGAACCAAGACGTCGTGTTGAAGATGAATGAAAAGGATTAATCGAGCTGATAACGCAAAGCTCCATTCTCgctgactctctctctctctctctctctcactcagagattGAAGAAAGAGCTTTTTGAAGCGCCACTTCTTGAAGATAAAGCTGCCTTAATTTACATCTATATCCTTTAAACAGACAGAGGCCGCTCTGAAAAGCTTTACTGATTACATGGCATTAATATAGAGTTTCTcggaaaaattgttataattctattggtcgattttttagaattttctttttcttttttttaatcaatcgcTTGGACAAAATTTAGAATtgagacaaatattaaaaactttccttattattcaaacggtaaatttgcgcatgttgatatcatatttattacattgcttacaaaatattttaatgtttctaattaggttgtttgtttttaataacttacctttctaatatgaattatttgcgcaagttaaaatcatatcatatgcaaaatcattttttgacaatacacatttaatatctttctttaaacgatttcattatttattatgcaaaatattgtgcgtcattaatatgagaaataaatcaactgtatatatatataggagatacccaaggtcttaaaatacaaacattctcttttcattctttaaagtattattcacaaatctctcctTTCATATTATTAAGGTATTACGACGATGCtgcttgtgtgctaagaaaaatgtgtttagacgcaaaggctCCTCATCTTTCATCGACTCTGCCATCCACTTTGCCTTGGAAGTTCAATAAACCTGTACAGCCTAATAAAGGACTAACCCGCCAAGGCAATGGGCACTCCAGAGCGCTACGTTATGTTTATTGTTGTTATTCGACTGTATGTTTTCTTAGCATATAAATCACCTTTATCTTCTCTATACTTCTAtctcttaaaattttgttattacatGACAGTGGCGATCAAACTCCGAAACAGAAGGTGAAACTAAATGTTACAGAGGAGAAACTGTTAAACCTGATGCTGAAGTACAATGGTGGAAAGCCAAGAGCTGAGGTGCGAGAGGAGAGGAGATAAAAGTGGAAAGCCAAGAGCTGAGGTGCGAAAGGTGAAACTAAATGTTACAGAGGAGAAACTGTTAAACCTGTTTAACTTATTGATGTTTGCTTCATCTGCATGCAGGCAGAAGAGCTTGGTAGATTCTTCCGATACAATATGTATCCAAGTAAGGCCCCCTAATCTGTTACTTTTATTTTGGAGTATTTCACCGATGAAATGGCCTTAAATTATATGCTTTTTTCAGGTGAAGGGACTGGTTTGCTTCGTCTCCATAGTACATATCATCATGACTTTAAAATTTACAGCTCTGACGAGGGACGTGTTCAGGTACGTACACCTTTTACAATGATACTACTGAAGATAATTAAGCATAtgtgttggaaaaaaaaataatgtttgaaCTGGTTTGCATATGTTGACCAGATGTCTGCAGCTGCTTTTGCTAAAGGCCTACTTGACCTAGAAGGACAGCTGACGCCAATCCTGGTTTTCCCTTCTTAAAATTATATTGCTGGTGCTTAATTTGCAATGTCGTTTACTAATAAtgtctttttatctttcttgctTCTCAAGGTTTCTTTGGTTAGCAAGGACTCTTCCATGTTGGATGGTCTTGATACTGCCAGCATTGAAATGGAAGCTGCCAAGGTTTGTCCCATGACTTGAGTCATTTTTTGAAGTGTGTGTATCAGTCAATCAACAAGATTGATTTCATTATAATTGGACTATATATGCAGGCTAGATTGAATGAGATTGTAACGTCTGGCAAAAAAATGATCAATGAATTACTACTatttattattatcaaatcatagtagtaattatcaaattaaatacacaaaaggcaaaacaaaaagagagaggcataacataaaataagttaGCATATTAAATTGCAAATAAGCCAAAATATTTCAAAGCAGTCAAACAACCTAGAAAATTAATAATCGAACCAGCTACCTTTTTTTATTAGACCGGATATTAGTTCCACCAATAATCGTGGTCAACTTACCAACATGGTGCATATATGTCAAATGGACAAATCTACGTTTAAGTAACCCAACCTgtaagggatttagattttttttgtgaatctcGTGGATTGATCTATCGCAGATTAAGGTGAgtctaaaatcatttaacatcacttgccatataatctaacgaatattacaaataacaatttatggaaactatttctcgaaattatagaaagattaataatgttttatttattacttttaatatttataaactataaaatataatgaacgaatttttatataagataattataatagttttatactctacttgatgaattgtattcgaatataattatataataactattttaaatattacaaaatccaaaaatgtctactaatatgatttttaaattatttatcgttgtttacagaataaatattttggggattgtttacatctttaaatatttttgttagaattaCCTCTTTTCTGACTCAAGGCTTAGAGAAGGAAACCGTAAATCATCTCTGCTGTTACAATGAAACCAATGCTAATAAATCTCAGGTAATTCAaatctctcttttatatttcatgaCTGATTTTTTTATTGGAGTTATGcgtgaaatatttgttttttctcaattatatttttctgatgttttaaGATTAGTGTTAAATGTGATCGTTTGAAGCATAATGCATTCTCATAACACACCTCCATGATAAACACTTCTATGTAAATTGTGTCAATTATGTTAGTGATTTTGCATTTGAGTATTGTGACTGATGTTCCAAGAGAGAAAGCGTATCATCTCAAACcgagattgttgggaaaggtAATTGGTTTATAGATGTAATTGGATAATTGACATCTAAAAGATACATTTTATTAGATAGTACCAAGCAGTCCTTTTAAAACTTTTGAACTCTAACTTTTTGAACTAACTGAATAATCATGCTTGACCTATAAGCAGTTCAAAGAGTTATGTATCTAAAGGATACACTTTATCAGATATAAATGATATGTTTTATTAGATAGTACCAAGCAGTCCTTTTAAACTCAAACAATGCCATGTTCTGAGTTGTACACATTGTATTGACTTTTTTTCTTTGCGGTGTGTATTCAGATAGCAGTAGTGAAGTGCAGATATGAAGTAATATCAACCAAAATTAAGAAAAGTCTTTTAAAACAAAGAT encodes:
- the LOC106420994 gene encoding trigger factor-like protein TIG, Chloroplastic isoform X1, which produces MELCVISSINPFHSSSTRRLGSRRLFQSDSLFLSRDGCSLLRFHGRLKKPIKPLELSCAAKKIGGSGGVRRSAASTKAAPAVEPSVKEDKLPAELQVKETQAPNSSVKLSVEVPAIVCEDCYQRVLTEFMKMAKVPGFRPGKRVPENIIVGFVGRPYVLRATVESILKRTLPHAMESVTGKALKDSIQIVSSFPEMEKAYSQLKTLSYEVVVDVVPELKWNPENGYKDMKVVVELGDEIDAKKACERQLRQKYKSLGALKIVTDRGLQVGDLAVIDISATTIDEDGSTGEAIPDAESKGFHFDTEEGNRLLPGFLDSILGIRAGESKSFSLVFPESWKQESLRGQRAQFTVSSSPYIQDMQIKVIAYLDKLNFVWFLQVDCKELFYRDLPTLDDSLADKLLPGCTTLKEVEETLTKRCQEMEEEAKEQATDNAILEQIRKMVEVEIPQSLFEEQGRQFYGARLLEIQGNMKLTEDQLASLSSQKSVNEFLETQRESITNIIKQNLAVGDIFKRENLEFSTDELVKEVENSVTEFKKHKQEYDEERVKDQVQEILEGAKVLEWLKERAEIQYITR
- the LOC106420994 gene encoding trigger factor-like protein TIG, Chloroplastic isoform X2, with the protein product MELCVISSINPFHSSSTRRLGSRRLFQSDSLFLSRDGCSLLRFHGRLKKPIKPLELSCAAKKIGGSGGVRRSAASTKAAPAVEPSVKEDKLPAELQVKETQAPNSSVKLSVEVPAIVCEDCYQRVLTEFMKMAKVPGFRPGKRVPENIIVGFVGRPYVLRATVESILKRTLPHAMESVTGKALKDSIQIVSSFPEMEKAYSQLKTLSYEVVVDVVPELKWNPENGYKDMKVVVELGDEIDAKKACERQLRQKYKSLGALKIVTDRGLQVGDLAVIDISATTIDEDGSTGEAIPDAESKGFHFDTEEGNRLLPGFLDSILGIRAGESKSFSLVFPESWKQESLRGQRAQFTVDCKELFYRDLPTLDDSLADKLLPGCTTLKEVEETLTKRCQEMEEEAKEQATDNAILEQIRKMVEVEIPQSLFEEQGRQFYGARLLEIQGNMKLTEDQLASLSSQKSVNEFLETQRESITNIIKQNLAVGDIFKRENLEFSTDELVKEVENSVTEFKKHKQEYDEERVKDQVQEILEGAKVLEWLKERAEIQYITR